A single window of Ammospiza caudacuta isolate bAmmCau1 chromosome Z, bAmmCau1.pri, whole genome shotgun sequence DNA harbors:
- the NUDT12 gene encoding NAD-capped RNA hydrolase NUDT12, giving the protein MTDFEKNLHQDMVSQLHNFAAAGDTAGLKMLLRRLPSLVNAAAGNGWTALMYGARNGHLEVVQVLLQEGCDRSIVNKSRQTALDIAKFWGYKHIANLLANVKGDQKPSFLSNDVKEYENYFGMTLLDRRSDKRTDSKWLSKKQSHPATVYILFSNLSPLVTLGGGRESSQQPEVKLCRLCHKDVEQFMNQTEECTLIFLGVDLQFDMNLVAACNGRVQQEDEDGLVAWFALSVDSASAEKFKQKHEDCYFLHPAMPALLQLPEKEAGVIAQARSVLAWHQHYRFCPTCGSATKTEEGGYKKTCLKEGCPSLQGVHNTSYPRVDPVVIMQVIHPDGNHCLLGRQRRFPPGMFTCLAGFVEPGETIENAVRREVEEEAGVKVAHVQYISCQPWPMPSSLMIGCLAVAVSTEIKVDKNEIEDARWFTREQVVEVLIKGNQRSFFVPPSRAIAHQLMKHWIGMNANL; this is encoded by the exons ATGACTGACTTTGAAAAGAACCTGCATCAGGACATGGTTTCTCAGCTGCAtaactttgctgctgctggtgacaCAGCCGGGTTGAAGATGCTGCTCAGGCGCTTGCCATCACTGGTcaatgcagctgcagggaatggctggacaGCCCTCATGTACGGTGCTAGAAATGGACACCTCGAGGTTGTGCAGGTTCTTCTTCAAGAGGG GTGTGACAGATCCATCGTTAATAAATCAAGGCAGACAGCTCTGGACATTGCTAAATTTTGGGGGTACAAACACATAGCTAATTTGTTGGCTAATGTGAAAGGTGATCAGAAACCTAGTTTTTTGTCAAATGATGTGAAAgaatatgaaaattattttggcatGACGCTTCTGGACAGAAGGAGTGATAAAAGAACAGATTCTAAGTGGCTCAGTAAAAAACAAAGCCATCCAGCTACAGTGTACATCCTCTTCTCAAATCTCAGTCCCTTGGTTACTTTGGGTGGGGGAAGAGAGAGCTCGCAGCAACCAGAAGTAAAGCTTTGCAGGTTGTGCCACAAGGATGTGGAACAGTTCATGAACCAAACTGAAGAATGTACCTTGATTTTTCTTGGAGTGGACCTTCAGTTTGATATGAATCTGGTGGCTGCTTGCAATGGAAGAGTTCAGCAAGAAGATGAAGATGGGTTAGTTGCTTGGTTTGCTCTTAGCGTAGATTCTGCTTCTGCTgaaaaatttaaacagaagCATGAGGACTGTTACTTTCTTCACCCAGCGATGCCAGCGCTACTGCAGTTACCTGAAAAAGAAGCTG GAGTAATAGCCCAGGCGAGATCTGTTTTAGCATGGCACCAGCATTACCGATTCTGTCCAACATGTGGGAGTGCAACCAAGACTGAAGAAGGGGGTTACAAGAAAACTTGCTTAAAAGAGGGTTGTCCCAGTCTCCAAGGAGTTCACAACACATCATATCCAAGAGTTG ATCCTGTTGTGATAATGCAAGTCATCCATCCAGATGGCAACCATTGCCTTTTAGGTAGGCAGAGGAGATTTCCCCCAGGAATGTTTACCTGCCTTGCTGGATTTGTAGAACCTG GTGAAACCATAGAAAATGCTGTTCGAAGAGAAGTagaggaggaggctggagtGAAAGTTGCCCATGTTCAGTACATCTCTTGTCAGCCGTGGCCAATGCCCTCCTCCCTAATGATTGGCTGCTTAGCTGTTGCAGTGTCCACAGAAATTAAAGTTGACAAGAATGAAATAGAGGATGCACGCTGGTTCACTAGAGAACAG GTCGTGGAAGTTCTCATTAAAGGAAACCAGCGTTCTTTCTTTGTACCACCAAGTCGAGCTATTGCACACCAGTTGATGAAACATTGGATTGGAATGAATGCTAATCTTTAG